In Limanda limanda chromosome 23, fLimLim1.1, whole genome shotgun sequence, a genomic segment contains:
- the LOC132996600 gene encoding uncharacterized protein LOC132996600 produces MIRFKVKGWHINQKPFLSVLLSVCHLCLRMFRSLLLLLAVSGLQAVPIALARGLQKTSSTHQLHDGFQMGTEHDNEIRRPLPDSYRQGTELSRRFLVDLNIWRVQDNIAVIRPSLGNGFGEMGRRQWLTNEIPVDVPAQKNGGGWVRAEAPAANHVPDGFKQGTEPSMAIPDGFRQGTEPFMSIPDGFRQGTEPFMSIPDGFRQGTERSMAIPDGFRQGTERSMAIPDGFRQGTERSMAIPDGFRQGTERSMAIPDGFRQGTERSMAIPDGFRQGTERSMAIPDGFRQGTERSMAIPDGFRQGTERSMAIPDGFRQGTERSMAIPDGFRQGTEPLISIPKGFRQGTEPSVARIQTQTVACKGEVINGNCYEFNPTPITFQDAQVICRALAPNAELASVYSSDLHSRLVSLVTKGGEKNPVLTWLGGTVKNQKASWVDGSEWGYSDWKPGHPNIQTDKPVCLEMFQTDESWWTAADCDLKRASICSYPVTA; encoded by the exons ATGATCAGGTTCAAAGTGAAGGGTTGGCATATAAATCAGAAGCCTTTTCTGTCcgtgttgctcagtgtgtgtcaccTCTGTCTCAG GATGTTCAGgtccctgctcctgctcctggcAGTGTCAG GCCTCCAAGCCGTCCCAATCGCACTCGCTCGAGGTCTGCAGAAGACATCTTCAACCCACCAGCTTCACGATGGCTTTCAAATGGGCACAGAACACGACAATGAAATCCGTCGACCCCTTCCAGACAGCTACAGACAAGGTACTGAGCTCTCCAGAAGGTTCCTGGTTGACCTCAACATTTGGCGGGTGCAAGACAACATTG CTGTCATCCGCCCCTCTCTTGGAAATGGGTTTGGCGAGATGGGGAGAAGACAGTGGCTGACAAATGAAA TCCCTGTTGATGTTCCAGCCCAGAAGAATGGCGGTGGTTGGGTGCGGGCGGAGGCACCTGCTGCAAATCATGTCCCAGATGGTTTCAAGCAGGGAACCGAACCCTCCATGGCTATCCCAGATGGTTTCAGGCAGGGAACCGAACCCTTCATGTCTATCCCAGATGGTTTCAGGCAGGGAACCGAACCCTTCATGTCTATCCCAGATGGTTTCAGGCAGGGAACAGAACGCTCCATGGCTATCCCAGATGGTTTCAGGCAGGGAACAGAACGCTCCATGGCTATCCCAGATGGTTTCAGGCAGGGAACAGAACGCTCCATGGCTATCCCAGATGGTTTCAGGCAGGGAACAGAACGCTCCATGGCTATCCCAGATGGTTTCAGGCAGGGAACAGAACGCTCCATGGCTATCCCAGATGGTTTCAGGCAGGGAACAGAACGCTCCATGGCTATCCCAGATGGTTTCAGGCAGGGAACAGAACGCTCCATGGCTATCCCAGATGGTTTCAGGCAGGGAACAGAACGCTCCATGGCTATCCCAGATGGATTCAGGCAGGGAACAGAACGCTCCATGGCTATCCCAGATGGTTTCAGGCAGGGAACCGAACCCTTAATTTCTATCCCAAAGGGTTTCCGGCAGGGAACTGAACCCTCTGTCGCCAGAATCCAAACACAGACAGTGGCATGTAAGGGAGAGGTCATCAATGGAAACTGCTATGAGTTCAACCCCACACCAATAACCTTCCAGGACGCACAG GTCATCTGCAGAGCTCTTGCCCCAAATGCTGAGCTTGCATCTGTATACAGCAGTGATCTGCACTCTCGCCTGGTTTCCCTGGTGACCAAGGGTGGTGAGAAAAACCCTGTGTTGACCTGGCTGGGAGGCACCGTCAAG AACCAGAAGGCATCATGGGTAGACGGGTCAGAGTGGGGTTACAGTGACTGGAAGCCGGGTCACCCCAACATTCAGACTGACAAACCTGTGTGTTTGGAGATGTTCCAGACAG ATGAGAGCTGGTGGACAGCCGCTGACTGTGACCTGAAGAGAGCGTCCATCTGCTCGTACCCAGTCACTGCGTGA
- the LOC132996601 gene encoding adrenodoxin-like — translation MALVTAMGRLLAPVRLREYYRRTASVASVSPGSWLPGLTGLRGFTSGSPPLRSDNKVTINFINRDGEKVTVKGSPGDSLLDVVINEDLDFDGFGACEGTLACSTCHLIFDEDVYKSLGPVTDEELDMLDLAYGLSDTSRLGCQICLTKSLEGMVARVPESVADIRQSKDESG, via the exons ATGGCTCTGGTGACGGCGATGGGGAGGCTGCTGGCCCCCGTCCGGTTACGGGAGTACTACCGAAGGACGGCGTCGGTGGCGTCGGTGTCTCCGGGCTCCTGGCTGCCCGGGCTGACCGGGCTGAGGGGCTTCACCAGCGGGTCACCGCCGCTAAG GTCGGACAACAAGGTGACAATTAACTTCATCAATCGAGACGGGGAGAAGGTCACGGTGAAGGGTTCCCCTGGAGACTCACTGCTCGATGTCGTCATTAACGAAGACCTGGATTTTGATGGCTTTG GAGCGTGTGAGGGAACGCTGGCGTGCTCCACGTGCCATCTTATATTTGACGAGGATGTTTACAAGAGTCTGGGGCCGGTCACAGACGAGGAGCTGGACATGCTCGACTTAGCCTACGGCCTCTCTGACAC ATCTCGTCTGGGCTGTCAGATCTGCCTGACGAAGTCTCTGGAGGGAATGGTGGCCAGGGTCCCAGAGAGCGTAGCCGACATCCGACAAAGCAAAGACGAATCTGGTTAA